From a region of the Lentilactobacillus curieae genome:
- a CDS encoding C69 family dipeptidase — protein sequence MSYKHLSACTSVLVGKNASIDGSTMIARNDDTFLPLTPQRFYVHDAVTGRKKTWVSGQNGFTAEMPADGYRYLATPNVEVDKEGVYAESGFNEKNVAMSATESVYGNERALAFDPLVENGLAEDSMQSMVLPFINSARHGVEYLGNLIKEYGSPEGNGVLFSDKDEVWYMEIVTGHHWVAQRIPDDAYAVTANQVAIQQVDFNDPDNFMYSDGIQEFVEKYHLNTDKKGFNFRHIFGTDNEKDRHYNTPRVWFGQRYLNPEIKQEPTSSDLPFICHTSKKISVEDIEYILSSHYNETEFDPLARGNEDTKTKFRPISMNRTQNSHVLQIRNDVNEEASAIMWLSFGVPAYSPFVPFFGNVTDTDPSYSETPVHCDDVSAYWMYRKLSVLVESHYSEFIQDDVDFLTASKEKLRRHVQDSLDKAAGMTGQALTDYLTEQNHTIVKVMRDDVEDFMHRLFEKGLTLSKLTYNMDKNL from the coding sequence ATGAGTTACAAACATTTATCAGCATGTACCAGTGTATTAGTCGGTAAAAATGCTTCAATCGACGGATCAACGATGATTGCCAGAAATGACGATACGTTCCTACCGCTAACACCCCAAAGATTTTACGTTCACGATGCAGTAACTGGTCGGAAGAAAACTTGGGTTTCAGGTCAAAATGGTTTTACAGCAGAGATGCCAGCTGATGGATATCGCTACTTAGCAACTCCTAACGTTGAAGTTGATAAAGAAGGCGTATACGCTGAAAGTGGCTTTAATGAAAAGAACGTTGCTATGAGTGCCACTGAAAGTGTTTATGGGAACGAACGAGCACTTGCATTTGATCCACTAGTTGAAAATGGACTTGCAGAAGATTCAATGCAATCAATGGTATTGCCATTTATCAACTCAGCTCGTCATGGGGTTGAATACCTCGGAAACTTGATCAAGGAATATGGTTCTCCAGAAGGAAACGGCGTTTTGTTCTCTGATAAAGACGAAGTTTGGTACATGGAAATCGTTACTGGTCATCACTGGGTTGCTCAACGGATTCCTGACGACGCTTATGCTGTTACAGCAAACCAAGTTGCAATCCAACAAGTCGATTTTAATGATCCTGATAACTTTATGTACTCTGATGGAATTCAAGAATTTGTTGAAAAATATCATTTAAATACTGATAAGAAGGGCTTTAACTTCCGCCATATTTTTGGTACCGATAATGAAAAAGATCGTCATTACAACACTCCTCGAGTTTGGTTTGGACAGAGATATTTGAATCCTGAAATTAAGCAGGAACCAACTTCATCAGACCTACCATTTATTTGCCACACTAGTAAAAAAATCAGTGTGGAAGATATTGAGTATATCTTAAGTTCTCACTACAACGAGACTGAGTTCGATCCCTTGGCTCGTGGAAATGAAGATACTAAAACAAAGTTCCGACCAATCTCAATGAACCGGACGCAAAACTCACACGTTTTGCAAATTAGAAACGATGTTAATGAAGAGGCCTCAGCCATTATGTGGTTATCGTTTGGGGTTCCTGCTTACAGCCCATTTGTGCCATTCTTTGGTAATGTGACTGATACTGACCCAAGTTACTCAGAAACACCGGTTCACTGTGACGACGTGAGTGCTTATTGGATGTATAGAAAACTTTCTGTTTTAGTTGAATCTCACTACTCAGAATTTATCCAAGATGACGTTGACTTCTTAACGGCTTCGAAGGAAAAACTTCGTCGTCATGTTCAAGACTCACTGGACAAGGCTGCCGGAATGACAGGTCAAGCATTGACTGATTACCTAACGGAGCAGAACCATACAATCGTTAAGGTAATGAGAGATGATGTTGAGGACTTCATGCACCGCTTATTTGAAAAGGGATTGACCCTTTCTAAACTGACTTACAATATGGATAAAAACCTATAA
- a CDS encoding LLM class flavin-dependent oxidoreductase, whose protein sequence is MIDVDKLEFGLETFGDIVANEDGSLKTAGESIRQIVKEGQLADELGVNVIGVGEHHRPDYSVSSPEIVLGAIASVTKNIKLATAVTVLSSDDPVRVYERFATLEGLSQGRAQVMLGRGSFTESFPLFGYDLTDYDDLFNEKLEMYDQLLKEKPITWNGNFTESLKNQEVYPKTDYDGLETYIGIGGSPESIIRTAKYGYKVIIAIIGGQADRFVPYIDLYKRASEQFGNPVQPIAVHSHGFIADDEDDAVEVAWKNIKANFDRIGLTRGWAPMSREQFDGETKVGSFYVGNPEHVAQRIARTIKLLGLGRFDLVYGAGNQTAAQRERMIELYATKVIPRVKEILSEGE, encoded by the coding sequence ATGATCGACGTAGATAAACTTGAATTCGGACTTGAAACATTTGGAGATATCGTCGCTAACGAGGACGGTAGCTTAAAAACTGCTGGTGAATCAATTCGCCAAATCGTTAAAGAAGGTCAGCTTGCTGATGAGTTAGGAGTAAATGTCATCGGTGTCGGTGAGCATCACCGCCCAGACTACAGTGTATCTAGCCCCGAAATTGTTTTGGGAGCAATTGCTTCAGTAACCAAAAACATTAAACTAGCTACTGCCGTTACTGTGTTGAGTTCTGATGATCCAGTTCGGGTCTATGAACGATTTGCCACTCTAGAAGGTCTATCACAAGGTAGAGCTCAGGTAATGTTAGGCCGTGGTTCATTTACTGAATCATTTCCACTATTCGGTTACGATTTAACTGATTATGATGATTTATTTAATGAAAAACTTGAAATGTACGACCAACTTCTCAAAGAGAAGCCAATTACTTGGAACGGTAACTTTACCGAATCACTAAAGAATCAGGAGGTTTACCCTAAGACTGATTATGATGGTCTTGAAACATACATCGGGATTGGTGGTTCTCCTGAGTCCATCATCAGAACGGCTAAATATGGCTACAAGGTAATCATCGCCATCATCGGTGGTCAAGCTGACCGTTTCGTTCCTTACATTGATTTGTATAAGCGAGCATCAGAACAATTTGGCAATCCCGTTCAACCCATCGCAGTTCACTCTCACGGTTTCATCGCCGATGATGAAGACGACGCGGTTGAGGTGGCTTGGAAAAACATTAAGGCAAACTTTGACCGGATTGGGTTGACCCGTGGTTGGGCACCAATGAGCCGTGAACAATTTGATGGCGAAACAAAGGTTGGCTCATTCTATGTTGGTAACCCTGAGCACGTAGCTCAGCGAATTGCTAGAACAATTAAGCTACTTGGTTTAGGTAGATTTGACTTAGTGTACGGTGCCGGAAATCAAACTGCTGCACAACGTGAGCGAATGATTGAGCTTTACGCAACTAAGGTCATCCCACGAGTTAAAGAAATTTTGTCAGAAGGTGAATAA
- a CDS encoding flavodoxin gives MASAHVVYATITGNNEDVADIITEHLEDLGIDVSETEISQTDPSVFEDVDICIVCPYTYDEGALPEEGMDFYEDLPELDLNGKVYGVAGSGDTFYEEFYNLAVDKFDAAFAKTGATKGAESVKINLEPGEEDIANLDKFVEAIVEKSK, from the coding sequence TTGGCTAGTGCACACGTAGTTTACGCAACAATTACAGGAAATAACGAAGATGTCGCTGACATCATTACTGAACATCTTGAAGACCTTGGAATTGACGTTTCGGAAACCGAAATTTCCCAAACTGATCCATCAGTCTTTGAAGATGTAGATATTTGTATCGTATGTCCATATACCTATGATGAAGGTGCCCTTCCAGAAGAGGGAATGGACTTTTATGAAGACCTACCTGAGCTTGACCTAAATGGTAAGGTATACGGAGTTGCTGGTTCCGGCGACACTTTTTACGAAGAATTTTACAACTTAGCTGTCGATAAATTCGATGCTGCTTTTGCCAAGACTGGCGCCACCAAAGGGGCAGAAAGTGTAAAAATCAACCTCGAGCCAGGCGAAGAAGACATTGCTAATTTAGACAAATTTGTTGAAGCAATCGTTGAGAAATCAAAATAG
- the recX gene encoding recombination regulator RecX has protein sequence MASTITKIEAQKRKGRYNVYVDGAYAFPISEEVLIKYRIFKGMEIDEQTQEQLKQADQVSKLYSRAIDFLAHNLRTEYEVREKLLSLSEDEGAIDAVIERLKDQQLVNDARYADSYVTTVIRARKNGPAWIRNHLKTKRVPENDIENSLEKLFSDDLALEIASESAEKNIKLKKNDSLKMVQNKTKNLLAQRGFSFEIANEAVQSVDMSEFADRDEAIIDRMAARYDRKYSKYQGYEHEQRLKQALYAKGFSMDDIQAAMDRLSEN, from the coding sequence ATGGCATCGACAATCACTAAAATTGAAGCTCAAAAGCGTAAGGGGCGGTACAACGTCTACGTTGATGGCGCCTATGCTTTCCCAATTAGCGAGGAAGTATTGATCAAGTACCGAATTTTTAAGGGAATGGAAATCGACGAGCAGACGCAGGAACAGTTAAAGCAAGCAGATCAAGTTTCTAAGTTGTACTCCAGGGCAATTGATTTCCTTGCACATAACTTACGGACTGAATATGAAGTTCGAGAAAAATTGCTTTCTTTATCTGAGGATGAAGGTGCGATTGATGCCGTAATTGAACGACTAAAGGATCAACAGTTGGTCAATGACGCGAGGTATGCCGATAGCTATGTAACTACGGTAATTCGGGCAAGGAAGAATGGGCCGGCGTGGATTCGTAATCATTTAAAAACTAAGAGAGTGCCAGAAAATGATATTGAAAACAGCCTTGAAAAATTATTTTCCGATGATTTAGCTTTAGAAATCGCATCTGAAAGTGCTGAGAAAAACATTAAGTTAAAGAAAAATGACTCACTGAAAATGGTGCAGAATAAGACTAAAAATTTATTGGCTCAACGAGGATTTTCGTTTGAAATTGCCAATGAAGCTGTACAAAGTGTTGATATGAGTGAATTTGCTGACCGAGATGAGGCAATTATCGACCGAATGGCGGCAAGGTATGATCGAAAGTATTCGAAGTACCAAGGTTATGAGCATGAGCAACGCCTTAAGCAAGCGTTATATGCCAAGGGATTTTCAATGGACGATATTCAAGCTGCAATGGATCGGCTAAGTGAAAACTAA
- the tagD gene encoding glycerol-3-phosphate cytidylyltransferase, with translation MKKVITYGTFDLLHKGHVRLLKRAKELGDHLTVCLSSDEFNAEKGKKAYTSYEDRKYILEAIKYVDEVIPEFNWDQKISDVVDNHIDTFVMGDDWKGKFDFLKDYCEVIYLPRTEGISTTKIKEDLGLSDSDTWKA, from the coding sequence ATGAAAAAAGTAATTACGTATGGAACATTTGATTTGCTCCATAAAGGACATGTTCGTTTGCTTAAACGTGCAAAGGAACTGGGAGATCATTTAACAGTTTGCTTATCATCAGATGAATTTAATGCTGAAAAAGGGAAGAAAGCTTACACTTCATATGAAGACCGCAAGTACATTTTGGAAGCTATTAAGTACGTTGATGAAGTTATTCCAGAATTCAACTGGGATCAAAAAATTTCTGACGTTGTCGACAACCATATCGATACTTTCGTTATGGGTGATGACTGGAAAGGCAAGTTTGATTTCTTAAAGGACTATTGTGAAGTTATCTACTTACCAAGAACTGAAGGGATTTCAACAACTAAAATCAAGGAAGACCTTGGTTTATCAGACTCAGACACTTGGAAAGCCTAA
- a CDS encoding DUF402 domain-containing protein translates to MPRDSKLPREGDFIAIQSYKHDGSLHRIWRDTMVLKTSDNSLIGCNNHTLVTEDDGRHWVTREPAIVYFHKKYWFNVVAMIRDDGIAYYCNLASPYVLDKEALKYIDYDLDVKVFPDGKRKLLDVDEYLDFSAKWHYGDEIDRILKRNVRIIVDWINNEKGPFSKEFIAIWYERYLELSRQRNEGRK, encoded by the coding sequence ATGCCACGAGATAGCAAATTACCACGGGAAGGCGACTTCATTGCGATTCAAAGCTATAAGCACGACGGAAGCTTGCATCGTATCTGGCGAGATACGATGGTATTAAAAACTAGTGACAATTCTTTAATTGGATGCAATAACCACACATTGGTCACCGAGGACGATGGTCGTCATTGGGTGACTAGGGAGCCGGCAATTGTATATTTTCATAAAAAATATTGGTTCAACGTGGTCGCGATGATTCGTGACGATGGAATTGCTTATTATTGCAACTTAGCGTCTCCATATGTTTTGGATAAGGAAGCACTAAAGTATATCGATTACGATCTGGACGTTAAGGTTTTTCCTGACGGTAAGCGAAAGTTACTGGATGTAGACGAGTACTTAGATTTTTCAGCTAAGTGGCACTACGGTGATGAAATCGACCGGATTTTAAAGCGTAACGTGAGAATTATTGTTGATTGGATCAACAACGAAAAGGGTCCCTTTTCAAAGGAGTTTATTGCAATCTGGTACGAACGGTACTTGGAACTATCTCGTCAGAGAAATGAAGGTCGCAAATAA
- a CDS encoding peptide chain release factor 3, whose amino-acid sequence MTDQQLKQADTNRRTFAIISHPDAGKTTITEQLLLFGGVVREAGTVKARKTGNFAKSDWMEIEQKRGISVTSSVMQFDYSGKRINILDTPGHEDFSEDTYRTLMAVDSAVMVIDSAKGIEPQTKKLFQICKMRGIPIFTFMNKLDRDGREPMDLIDELEEVLDIEAYPMNWPIGMGKTLTGIFDRYNHRVELYKHDDPSEMVELDDDNNPINNAELSEDQQFEEAKDNIDLLDTAGNQFDAEKIKTGDQTPVFFGSALVNFGVKTFFDAYLNFAPAPSPHKTEEGEAIDPASDQFSGFVFKIQANMNPNHRDRIAFVRVCSGEFEKGMDVNLFRTQKKMRLSNVTEFMANTRENVKTAVAGDIIGLYDTGNFQIGDTIYTGKNAIQYEKLPQFTPELFVRVAAKNVMKQKSFHKGINQLVQEGAVQLYTSYSTNDYILGAVGQLQFEVFQFRMQNEYNSEVTMEPMGKKTARWIDPEQLDEKMSSSRNLLVKDRNGDPLFLFENNFALRWFKDKYPDVELTAKL is encoded by the coding sequence ATGACAGACCAACAATTAAAGCAGGCGGACACTAACCGACGAACGTTTGCAATCATTTCTCACCCCGATGCTGGTAAGACAACGATTACTGAACAATTACTTTTGTTTGGTGGCGTAGTTCGAGAAGCTGGTACGGTTAAAGCTAGAAAGACTGGAAACTTTGCCAAGTCTGACTGGATGGAAATTGAGCAAAAACGTGGAATTTCCGTTACTAGTTCGGTAATGCAGTTTGACTATTCAGGTAAACGAATTAACATTTTGGATACCCCAGGACATGAGGACTTCTCTGAGGATACTTACCGGACTTTAATGGCTGTTGACTCAGCAGTCATGGTAATCGATTCCGCTAAGGGAATTGAGCCCCAAACAAAGAAATTGTTCCAAATTTGTAAGATGCGGGGAATCCCGATCTTCACATTCATGAACAAGCTTGACCGTGATGGTCGGGAGCCCATGGACTTAATTGATGAATTGGAAGAAGTTTTGGATATTGAAGCTTACCCAATGAATTGGCCAATTGGCATGGGTAAGACATTGACGGGAATCTTTGACCGTTATAATCACCGAGTTGAATTGTACAAGCATGATGATCCATCCGAAATGGTTGAACTAGATGATGACAACAATCCAATCAATAATGCTGAATTGAGCGAAGACCAACAGTTTGAGGAAGCTAAAGACAATATTGATTTGTTAGACACCGCTGGTAACCAGTTTGATGCTGAAAAAATCAAAACGGGGGACCAGACGCCGGTATTCTTTGGTTCAGCCTTAGTTAATTTTGGAGTTAAGACATTCTTTGATGCATACTTAAACTTTGCTCCAGCTCCTAGCCCCCATAAGACTGAAGAGGGAGAAGCAATTGATCCTGCAAGTGATCAGTTCTCTGGATTTGTGTTTAAAATCCAAGCCAATATGAATCCTAATCACCGGGACCGAATCGCTTTTGTCCGGGTATGTTCAGGCGAGTTTGAAAAGGGCATGGACGTTAACCTATTTAGAACTCAGAAAAAGATGCGGCTTTCTAACGTGACTGAGTTTATGGCCAATACCCGAGAAAATGTCAAGACTGCTGTTGCTGGAGACATTATCGGGCTATACGATACTGGTAATTTCCAGATTGGCGATACGATTTATACTGGGAAAAATGCCATTCAATACGAAAAGTTGCCACAATTTACCCCTGAGTTGTTTGTACGGGTAGCAGCTAAAAACGTAATGAAACAAAAGTCATTCCATAAGGGAATCAACCAGCTAGTTCAAGAGGGTGCCGTGCAACTTTACACGTCCTACTCGACGAACGATTACATTTTGGGAGCTGTCGGACAACTTCAATTTGAAGTGTTCCAATTTAGAATGCAAAATGAGTACAACTCTGAAGTTACCATGGAACCAATGGGCAAGAAAACTGCTCGTTGGATCGATCCGGAACAGCTTGATGAGAAGATGTCTTCATCTCGGAACTTGCTTGTTAAGGATCGCAATGGTGATCCACTATTCTTGTTTGAAAATAACTTTGCTTTGCGTTGGTTTAAGGACAAATATCCTGATGTTGAACTAACTGCTAAGCTATAA
- a CDS encoding DUF2075 domain-containing protein: MNKILQEQFFVDDLSDDQKHVITDINGYISQAMNNNQHSVAVIEGAAGTGKSVVLMELVRKYMTDKHYKTSLVVNHPELYKAYRDLGASIPNMKVSSIRRPTSLINYAQKNHEKYDIIFVDEAHLLYSKPEPYAHYRGQNQLTDLMNLAKVVVVVYDFDQVFQSKMYWDKQLLQKTIGNHPHKLFSMNFQYRMVASDEQVAWMDELTEQKPMKPFPENSDFEFKVFDTAGELFENIKKRNKEVGMSRVVATSGFPRIDGRHNVEMDSFSLPWDEWDPQRTHWAKREGSITQVGTIYTLQGFDLNYVGMIIGPSFGYDKQTDSMTIIPEKYSHKEIFKKRKDIHFTNEEYKEFIANVLNVLIKRGKYGLYLTAYDDALRQRLVELYQSTK, from the coding sequence ATGAATAAGATTCTTCAAGAACAATTTTTTGTTGATGACCTTTCTGATGATCAAAAGCACGTTATCACAGACATCAACGGCTATATCAGCCAAGCAATGAACAACAATCAACACTCAGTGGCTGTTATTGAAGGGGCTGCGGGTACAGGTAAGTCAGTAGTCCTTATGGAGTTAGTTAGAAAATACATGACTGACAAGCATTACAAGACCTCGCTAGTGGTAAACCACCCAGAGTTGTACAAGGCATACCGTGATCTGGGGGCATCAATTCCAAACATGAAGGTCAGCTCAATCAGAAGACCAACATCCTTGATCAATTACGCTCAAAAAAATCACGAAAAATATGACATTATCTTTGTTGACGAAGCTCACCTGCTCTATTCAAAACCAGAACCATATGCACATTACCGTGGTCAGAATCAATTAACCGACCTTATGAATCTTGCAAAGGTCGTAGTAGTTGTTTATGACTTTGACCAAGTCTTCCAATCAAAAATGTATTGGGATAAACAGTTACTGCAAAAGACAATTGGTAACCATCCTCACAAACTATTTAGTATGAACTTCCAGTACAGAATGGTAGCTAGCGATGAGCAAGTCGCCTGGATGGATGAGTTAACTGAACAAAAACCAATGAAACCATTCCCTGAAAATAGCGACTTTGAATTTAAAGTTTTTGATACTGCTGGAGAATTGTTTGAAAACATTAAAAAGCGCAATAAAGAAGTTGGTATGAGCCGCGTAGTGGCCACCTCCGGATTTCCACGGATAGATGGTCGCCACAATGTTGAAATGGATTCATTCAGCCTCCCATGGGATGAGTGGGACCCACAAAGAACCCACTGGGCTAAACGTGAAGGTTCGATCACCCAAGTTGGCACAATCTATACTTTGCAAGGATTTGATTTAAACTACGTCGGAATGATTATTGGTCCGTCTTTTGGATACGACAAACAAACTGATTCAATGACCATCATTCCCGAAAAGTATTCCCACAAAGAAATCTTTAAGAAACGAAAAGATATCCACTTCACGAATGAAGAGTACAAAGAATTTATCGCCAATGTGCTTAACGTCCTCATTAAACGTGGTAAGTACGGACTTTACCTAACCGCCTACGATGATGCCCTGCGTCAACGATTAGTCGAATTGTATCAATCAACCAAATAA
- a CDS encoding AI-2E family transporter, with amino-acid sequence MINKLKSSSLMFWSVEILVVVAIIWGCTKISFMFNPIAIFASTVFIPILLAGILFYMLNPVVNLLTKVKIGKKNISRTWGVAVVFLLLVAIIVLVAAVFIPKLTNQLVNLANQLPSVIDDSRKLLDKIFKNANSQELLKKIDFSSINDKISKNITSYADGIISGLTNGIGSVISAAANAVIVIITVPVVLFYMLKDGHKLAPTIKRVLPEKHEAQIMDLLSEMSSTISKYISGQMIECLFVGTFTAIGYWIIGLPYALLLGVIAGICNIIPYIGPYIGIAPALAVSLSTGSWLNVIYNIVIVLVVQQVDGNLVYPNVIGKSLQIHPLTIIIILLAAGNIAGLMGMILAIPLYAIVKVVVVHLYNIFKLRDLQD; translated from the coding sequence ATGATAAATAAACTTAAAAGTTCATCACTGATGTTTTGGTCAGTAGAAATTCTGGTAGTGGTAGCAATCATTTGGGGTTGTACGAAGATTAGTTTTATGTTTAACCCAATTGCAATTTTTGCTTCAACCGTTTTTATTCCAATTTTATTGGCGGGCATCTTATTCTACATGCTAAATCCAGTGGTTAATTTATTAACTAAAGTTAAAATTGGGAAGAAGAACATTTCTAGAACATGGGGTGTGGCCGTGGTGTTTCTATTATTGGTCGCAATCATTGTTTTAGTTGCCGCGGTGTTCATTCCTAAATTAACCAACCAATTGGTCAACCTGGCCAATCAATTGCCAAGTGTAATTGATGATTCTAGAAAATTACTAGACAAGATTTTCAAAAATGCTAATTCACAGGAACTTTTGAAGAAAATTGATTTTAGTTCCATTAATGATAAAATTTCGAAAAACATTACTAGTTATGCTGACGGAATTATAAGCGGATTAACCAATGGTATTGGTAGCGTGATTTCGGCAGCTGCAAATGCGGTAATTGTTATCATCACCGTACCAGTTGTTCTATTTTATATGCTAAAGGATGGCCATAAGTTAGCTCCAACGATTAAACGGGTTCTTCCAGAAAAGCATGAAGCCCAAATTATGGATTTATTGTCAGAAATGAGCTCTACGATTTCTAAGTACATCAGTGGGCAAATGATCGAGTGTTTGTTCGTTGGAACTTTTACTGCTATTGGTTACTGGATTATCGGTTTGCCATACGCTCTGTTACTGGGTGTGATTGCGGGAATTTGTAACATCATTCCGTACATTGGTCCTTACATCGGAATTGCTCCGGCATTAGCGGTGTCACTTTCAACCGGTAGTTGGCTAAACGTGATTTATAACATCGTAATTGTATTAGTCGTTCAACAAGTGGATGGTAACTTGGTTTATCCAAATGTGATTGGGAAGTCACTGCAAATCCATCCCCTAACAATTATTATTATTTTATTGGCAGCAGGAAATATTGCTGGGCTGATGGGAATGATTCTCGCAATTCCACTTTATGCAATTGTTAAAGTTGTGGTCGTACATCTTTACAACATCTTTAAGTTGCGGGATTTGCAAGACTGA
- a CDS encoding CDP-glycerol glycerophosphotransferase family protein, translated as MRAILSGVHQKKNNQVLEFELLDVVGSLDNSYILFVEKNSQASIMQPINKVLSHNIIRITVDAQDFHFDNTDQTEFEWQIYFVTNSASTKEVVQVESEYLSDRHQLELTSYYQFNSDPAGMANFNIRTKQSDEHFMTNSINLTDTSLEITGYNKINGTKINNQRVILKSQESGTTLDFPITETMFSGMFTVAIPLTDIPQNSACLLFINYELNGQNIEQKMIIAKSLAGQATDIALPGNREIMLEKRFDNSVLVKEFPGASFGQKVMAAGGKASNVVDVINMIQDKLNLMRMRFLFKRGHSPFENTTIVFESFGGRQVSDSPYAIYQLFQKLYPGINMVWSIDKSLKSFCKENGIRYVVRRTNKWVRTLEKSQFWISNARYPAWVKKPNYVTYIQTWHGTPLKKLGLDIENVSMPGTTTAKYHKNFVKEANRWDALVSPNDYSTQIFRSAFGFNNQILKIGYPRNDELINTKPDEITALKEELGIPLDKKVVMYAPTYRDNQFAQKGKYTFELPFDLDDFKRSFGDDTVLILRMHYLISNALDISQYEDFVYDFSSHPNISDLYLVSDLLITDYSSVFFDYAYLKRPILFYPYDYHLYKEELRGFYLDYEKDLPGKIANTPKQLLEEIHHALKHPDMSANQQFMNFYNRFCAINDGLSSLKVVNYVMHQIEKGV; from the coding sequence GTGCGTGCAATACTTTCTGGAGTTCATCAAAAGAAGAATAACCAAGTACTAGAGTTTGAATTACTAGATGTTGTCGGTTCTCTTGATAACTCATACATTTTATTTGTTGAAAAAAATAGTCAAGCTTCAATTATGCAGCCAATCAATAAGGTGTTAAGTCATAATATCATTAGAATAACCGTTGATGCACAAGATTTTCACTTTGATAACACCGACCAAACTGAATTTGAATGGCAGATTTATTTCGTAACTAATTCAGCTAGTACTAAAGAAGTTGTCCAAGTTGAAAGTGAGTATCTAAGTGATCGTCATCAGTTGGAATTAACTAGTTACTATCAATTTAATTCTGACCCTGCAGGGATGGCTAACTTTAACATTCGAACAAAGCAGTCAGACGAACACTTCATGACCAACTCAATCAACTTGACTGACACTAGTCTGGAAATTACCGGATACAACAAAATCAACGGGACTAAAATCAATAACCAACGTGTGATTTTGAAGAGTCAAGAAAGCGGGACTACACTAGATTTTCCAATCACGGAAACAATGTTTTCTGGGATGTTTACAGTAGCAATTCCACTAACCGATATCCCACAGAATTCGGCTTGCTTGCTATTTATTAACTACGAATTGAACGGGCAAAATATTGAGCAAAAGATGATCATTGCTAAGTCACTTGCTGGTCAGGCCACGGATATTGCATTACCTGGTAATCGGGAAATCATGCTTGAAAAGCGCTTTGACAACAGTGTGTTGGTAAAGGAATTTCCTGGGGCATCATTCGGCCAAAAGGTAATGGCGGCTGGTGGCAAAGCCAGCAACGTAGTCGACGTGATCAACATGATTCAAGATAAGCTCAACTTGATGCGGATGCGGTTCTTATTTAAACGTGGCCATTCACCATTTGAAAACACCACAATCGTGTTTGAAAGTTTTGGAGGTCGTCAAGTTAGTGATAGCCCATATGCGATTTACCAACTTTTCCAAAAGCTATATCCAGGAATCAATATGGTTTGGTCAATTGATAAATCACTCAAATCTTTCTGTAAAGAAAACGGAATTCGGTACGTAGTTCGTCGGACTAACAAGTGGGTTAGAACCCTTGAAAAGTCCCAATTTTGGATCAGCAACGCCCGTTATCCAGCATGGGTTAAAAAACCTAATTATGTAACTTACATTCAAACTTGGCATGGGACCCCACTTAAAAAGTTAGGACTAGACATCGAGAATGTTTCTATGCCCGGAACCACAACGGCAAAGTACCATAAGAACTTCGTTAAAGAAGCTAATAGGTGGGACGCATTGGTATCACCTAATGATTACTCAACCCAAATCTTCCGTTCAGCATTTGGATTTAATAATCAAATTCTAAAAATTGGGTATCCCCGAAATGATGAGTTAATCAATACTAAGCCTGATGAAATCACAGCTTTAAAAGAGGAATTAGGAATCCCCTTGGACAAAAAAGTGGTTATGTACGCACCAACGTATCGGGATAACCAATTTGCTCAAAAGGGTAAGTATACCTTTGAGTTGCCGTTTGACCTTGATGACTTTAAGCGTTCATTCGGGGATGATACGGTGCTCATCTTGAGAATGCATTATTTGATTTCGAATGCCTTAGACATTTCGCAGTACGAAGACTTTGTTTATGACTTTTCAAGTCATCCAAACATTTCTGATCTGTACTTGGTATCTGATTTATTGATCACCGATTACTCGTCAGTATTCTTCGACTACGCATATCTCAAGCGCCCAATTCTCTTTTATCCTTACGATTATCACTTGTACAAGGAAGAACTTCGTGGCTTCTACCTGGATTACGAAAAAGATTTACCGGGTAAGATTGCGAATACGCCAAAGCAACTACTTGAAGAAATTCATCACGCTTTGAAACACCCTGATATGAGTGCTAACCAACAGTTTATGAACTTTTATAATCGGTTCTGTGCAATTAACGATGGTTTGAGTTCACTTAAAGTGGTTAACTACGTAATGCACCAAATTGAAAAGGGAGTTTAA